The following coding sequences lie in one Erwinia amylovora genomic window:
- a CDS encoding DUF2501 domain-containing protein → MKAVTKMILALAISGTLFSGVANAANWQDQLSSAANALGQNSNGNATPATGSQGGTSLGALTGLLNGGNNSLSSNSMSNAAGVLQYCMKNNIVDNNVSSVKEQLLGKLGLAETQKQQQSTDYKQGLMGLLNTGNNQQVNLKSLGDTEMGKKVKTKACDLVLKQGKQFIS, encoded by the coding sequence ATGAAAGCAGTAACCAAGATGATTCTGGCATTGGCCATTTCCGGTACACTTTTTAGCGGTGTCGCGAACGCCGCCAACTGGCAGGATCAACTTAGCTCCGCCGCTAATGCACTGGGTCAAAATTCGAACGGTAACGCCACCCCGGCCACCGGCAGTCAGGGCGGTACTTCGCTTGGTGCTCTGACCGGGCTGCTGAACGGCGGCAACAATTCACTTAGCTCCAACAGCATGAGCAATGCGGCGGGCGTGCTGCAATACTGCATGAAAAACAATATTGTCGATAACAATGTTTCGTCGGTGAAAGAGCAGCTGCTCGGCAAGCTGGGGCTGGCGGAAACGCAAAAACAGCAGCAAAGCACCGATTATAAGCAGGGGCTGATGGGCCTGCTGAATACCGGCAATAATCAGCAGGTGAATCTGAAGTCGCTGGGCGATACCGAAATGGGCAAAAAGGTAAAAACCAAAGCCTGTGATTTGGTGCTGAAGCAGGGTAAGCAGTTTATCTCGTGA
- a CDS encoding tyrosine-type recombinase/integrase yields the protein MALTDIKVRTAKPTDKQYKLTDGNGMHLLVHPNGSRYWRLQYRFGGKQKMLALGVYPDVSLADARARRDEARKLLANSIDPGDKKKNDKVEQEEARTFEELAVEWHATNKKWSEEHSRRVLKSLEDNLFPAIGKRNIAELKTRDLLAPIKAVEMSGRLEVASRLQQRTTAIMRYAVQSGLLDYNPAQEMVGAVASSNRQHRPALELKRTPELLQRIDSYTGRPLTCLAVELTLLVFIRSSELRFARWSEIDFETSMWMIPAEREAIEGVKHSQRGSKMRTPHLVPLSRQALAILEQIKTFSGDHELIFIGDHNPRKPMSENTVNKSLRVMGYDTQIEVCGHGFRTMACSSLIESGLWSRDAVKRQMSHMERNSVRAAYIHKAEHLDERKLMLQWWADFLDANREKAVSPFDFAKINTSIKIQNGL from the coding sequence ATGGCTCTAACAGATATTAAAGTCAGAACAGCCAAGCCTACGGATAAGCAATATAAGCTGACTGATGGCAACGGTATGCATCTTCTCGTCCACCCAAATGGTTCAAGATACTGGCGTCTGCAGTACCGCTTTGGCGGGAAGCAAAAGATGCTGGCTTTAGGCGTATATCCTGATGTGTCTCTTGCAGATGCCAGAGCTCGTCGCGATGAAGCACGTAAGCTTTTGGCAAACAGCATCGATCCGGGAGACAAAAAGAAAAATGATAAGGTTGAACAGGAAGAAGCGCGCACTTTTGAGGAGCTTGCTGTTGAGTGGCACGCTACAAATAAAAAGTGGTCGGAAGAACATAGCCGACGAGTATTAAAAAGCCTGGAGGACAACCTCTTTCCTGCCATTGGCAAACGTAATATTGCTGAACTAAAAACGAGAGATCTGTTAGCACCAATTAAAGCCGTGGAGATGTCTGGACGTCTTGAAGTGGCATCGCGTCTACAGCAGCGCACTACTGCAATTATGAGATATGCCGTTCAGAGTGGTTTACTTGATTACAATCCCGCACAGGAAATGGTTGGTGCTGTTGCTTCAAGTAACAGGCAGCATAGACCTGCATTGGAGTTGAAACGTACCCCCGAACTGCTTCAGCGCATAGACAGCTATACCGGTAGACCTTTGACCTGCCTTGCCGTTGAGCTAACCCTCCTTGTATTTATTCGTTCAAGTGAACTGCGTTTTGCTCGTTGGTCTGAGATCGATTTTGAAACATCGATGTGGATGATTCCTGCCGAGCGAGAAGCTATTGAGGGAGTAAAGCACTCACAGCGAGGTTCGAAAATGCGGACACCTCATCTGGTTCCACTTTCCCGACAAGCTCTGGCGATTCTTGAGCAGATAAAAACGTTCAGCGGTGATCATGAACTGATCTTTATTGGCGATCATAACCCTCGCAAACCGATGAGTGAAAACACAGTTAACAAGTCATTGCGAGTAATGGGATATGACACACAAATTGAAGTGTGCGGCCACGGTTTCAGGACCATGGCATGTAGTTCGTTGATTGAGTCAGGATTGTGGTCGAGGGATGCCGTAAAACGACAGATGAGCCATATGGAGCGTAACTCTGTGCGTGCGGCTTACATTCATAAGGCCGAGCATCTGGATGAGCGCAAGCTAATGCTGCAATGGTGGGCTGACTTCTTGGATGCGAATCGGGAGAAGGCGGTGAGTCCGTTTGATTTTGCGAAGATTAACACATCGATAAAAATTCAGAATGGCTTATGA
- the dptF gene encoding DNA phosphorothioation-dependent restriction protein DptF, with translation MSAITLRKALGVLAKSSSFSVTTVTHRQRDVFDQLKEQLFVKQDIEKDLLHHLDAAKPGEIIFLCGSSGDGKSEILTRCQSNPRYQQRFVFHLDATHSFAPQQTAIDALDDLFDNHQKQLCPLLVGINTGMLANFAREGAERHHVLRFVIDAFLSSQQESSGPFHSDNCSFFDFENYPKFQFDEDRQYSPFIKKLLNQLTSDDENLFYTIFQRDESINHDLKTVANFKLLCMPGVQNVLITQLFKARLIKDQFATTRTLLDFLHHLLTGPGYLFDNLFNGEENDLIKKVSDFDPARMHTYELDQFILRYELGVIDPDLDDFLLTLEKLHIQFDRQCVKPGDAASLIRLFWLLQYVSLGNNYHHKFSGFFKESLFERYSQIWHLHKNYIADPEQKRSLNRFYSSELIAGIQRYANRKAPELITQKEEFFLGEFGGVKVTAPVVVKPDWDAIFRKNTAHSTCFDIHLKVGQNSLLPIRIGLNLFDLLSKLNNGYRPNKYDKSAIVLLDEIVELIAERAKSSSEIKFYDGAQRVYTARADDDMITISGMER, from the coding sequence ATGAGCGCAATCACATTACGCAAAGCGTTGGGTGTACTCGCGAAGTCATCTTCGTTTTCTGTCACCACGGTAACGCACCGGCAAAGAGACGTGTTTGATCAGTTAAAAGAACAACTCTTTGTTAAACAAGATATTGAAAAAGATTTACTACATCACTTGGACGCTGCTAAACCCGGTGAAATCATTTTTTTGTGTGGCAGTAGTGGGGATGGTAAGTCAGAAATTTTAACCCGCTGTCAGTCAAACCCACGTTACCAGCAGCGATTTGTCTTTCATCTGGATGCGACGCATAGCTTTGCCCCCCAACAGACCGCAATTGATGCTTTGGACGATTTGTTCGACAATCATCAGAAGCAACTATGTCCGTTGCTGGTGGGTATCAATACGGGGATGCTCGCCAACTTTGCGAGAGAAGGTGCTGAACGTCATCATGTACTTCGTTTTGTGATTGATGCATTTTTATCTAGCCAGCAAGAAAGTAGTGGCCCTTTTCACAGTGACAATTGTTCTTTTTTTGATTTTGAAAATTATCCTAAGTTCCAGTTTGATGAAGACAGACAATACTCACCATTTATAAAAAAATTATTAAATCAATTAACCAGTGATGATGAAAATCTGTTTTACACTATTTTTCAACGTGATGAATCAATTAATCATGATTTAAAAACAGTTGCTAATTTCAAGCTGCTTTGTATGCCCGGCGTTCAGAATGTCTTAATCACCCAGCTATTTAAAGCCCGATTAATTAAGGACCAATTTGCTACAACAAGAACATTGCTGGATTTTTTGCATCACCTGCTTACTGGGCCGGGTTACTTGTTTGATAACCTCTTCAATGGTGAAGAGAATGACTTGATTAAAAAGGTCTCTGATTTCGATCCTGCCAGAATGCATACCTACGAGCTCGATCAGTTCATTTTACGTTATGAGCTGGGAGTGATTGATCCAGACTTGGATGATTTCCTCTTAACACTTGAGAAATTACATATTCAATTTGATCGCCAGTGTGTTAAGCCGGGCGATGCGGCCTCGCTAATTAGACTCTTCTGGCTGCTACAATATGTGTCGTTGGGTAATAATTATCATCATAAATTTTCAGGGTTTTTTAAAGAATCTCTGTTTGAACGTTACTCACAAATCTGGCATTTGCATAAAAACTACATCGCAGATCCAGAGCAGAAAAGATCGTTGAACCGATTTTACTCTTCTGAGCTTATAGCTGGTATTCAGCGCTACGCAAATCGTAAAGCGCCTGAGTTGATCACACAAAAAGAAGAGTTTTTTTTGGGCGAATTTGGCGGGGTAAAAGTCACCGCACCAGTGGTGGTGAAACCGGACTGGGATGCAATTTTCAGGAAAAATACAGCGCACTCAACCTGCTTCGACATTCATCTAAAGGTGGGACAAAACTCTTTGCTGCCTATTCGTATCGGACTTAATTTATTTGACCTACTGAGCAAGTTGAATAACGGCTATCGCCCTAATAAGTATGACAAGAGTGCGATTGTATTACTGGATGAAATAGTTGAACTGATTGCTGAACGAGCCAAATCGAGTAGTGAAATCAAGTTTTATGATGGCGCACAGCGGGTTTACACCGCTAGGGCCGATGACGACATGATCACCATCAGCGGCATGGAGAGATAA